The proteins below are encoded in one region of Alicycliphilus denitrificans K601:
- a CDS encoding ParB/RepB/Spo0J family partition protein translates to MTATTTNKKPGLNLGKLSAVAQIAVKPVQPADAEIELARIYSVKQVRKTFRNLEELAESFKLNGIIEPLVVHEEADGRYRIIVGERRYRAAPLAGLVKVPVIIKKGLTELQIRRLQVTENNDRDDLTAYEEAMGVIEDVELYGTKEAMTIWNRGEAWVSKRMAVRRYADPVRELLENDLCGDFEVLHCLNQIYDIEDTHTEFSRLSHRMNEGLPLSRDEARNTLARMKAWKQQQDDLAQRRIELDNAKKAGDKAPEKTPAWLEEQRKRDAERAAAGADAGDQDEDGGQDPAPAPAVASGRGQQALPTMELTPEQKAAAEKERANEKLLSLREETFEWGEANQAQFFSMKTHMTTLGHNMHETEWVLWQGFLSMTLPMLEGIGPERAVMYLKKLQGELKDKTPAQLWEELHPDIEGAGRNASPDMPEGWRF, encoded by the coding sequence ATGACCGCAACCACAACCAACAAAAAGCCCGGCCTCAACCTGGGCAAGCTGTCCGCCGTGGCTCAGATCGCCGTCAAGCCGGTGCAGCCGGCCGACGCCGAAATCGAACTGGCGCGCATCTACAGCGTCAAGCAGGTTCGCAAGACGTTCCGCAACCTGGAGGAACTGGCCGAGAGCTTCAAGCTGAACGGCATCATCGAGCCGCTGGTGGTGCATGAAGAAGCGGACGGCCGCTACCGCATCATCGTCGGGGAGCGCCGCTACCGCGCCGCGCCGCTGGCTGGGCTGGTCAAGGTGCCCGTCATCATCAAGAAGGGGTTGACCGAGCTGCAAATCCGCCGTTTGCAAGTCACGGAGAACAACGACCGCGACGACCTGACCGCCTACGAGGAAGCAATGGGCGTGATCGAAGACGTGGAGCTGTACGGCACCAAGGAAGCCATGACGATCTGGAACCGTGGCGAGGCATGGGTTAGCAAGCGCATGGCTGTGCGCCGCTATGCAGACCCGGTGCGCGAGCTGCTGGAGAACGATCTGTGCGGCGACTTCGAGGTGCTTCACTGCCTCAACCAGATTTACGACATCGAGGACACGCACACCGAGTTTTCGCGCCTCTCTCACCGCATGAACGAGGGCTTGCCCTTGTCGCGCGACGAAGCCCGCAACACGCTGGCCAGAATGAAGGCATGGAAGCAGCAGCAAGACGATCTGGCCCAGCGCCGCATCGAGCTGGACAACGCCAAGAAGGCCGGCGACAAGGCCCCGGAGAAGACGCCTGCATGGCTGGAAGAACAGCGCAAGCGGGATGCCGAGCGTGCGGCTGCTGGAGCTGATGCCGGCGACCAGGACGAGGACGGCGGCCAAGACCCCGCACCGGCCCCGGCCGTCGCCTCGGGACGCGGCCAGCAAGCCCTCCCGACGATGGAGCTGACCCCGGAGCAGAAGGCCGCCGCCGAGAAGGAGCGAGCCAACGAAAAGCTGCTGTCGCTGCGGGAAGAAACCTTCGAGTGGGGCGAAGCCAATCAGGCGCAGTTCTTCAGCATGAAAACCCACATGACCACGCTGGGCCACAACATGCACGAAACCGAGTGGGTGCTGTGGCAAGGGTTCCTGTCCATGACCTTGCCGATGCTGGAAGGCATCGGCCCGGAGCGGGCTGTCATGTACCTGAAGAAGCTCCAGGGCGAGCTGAAGGACAAGACGCCGGCGCAGTTGTGGGAAGAACTGCATCCCGACATCGAGGGCGCTGGCCGGAATGCCTCTCCCGACATGCCGGAAGGCTGGCGTTTCTGA
- a CDS encoding TrfB-related DNA-binding protein gives MRLKRLTPQAFDRAAADTRMGDQAREMARAVLVDGRAQVDVATEYGMSKQRVSGAVATIERAYKKTTTPGVSSIRVELDLPETLALELAALAEAMKGCDDAARCAEALDKATNAVRKAAKLLVAAP, from the coding sequence ATGAGACTGAAACGCCTTACCCCGCAAGCCTTTGACCGCGCTGCCGCCGACACCCGCATGGGCGACCAAGCCCGTGAAATGGCGCGCGCCGTGTTGGTGGATGGACGCGCCCAAGTGGACGTGGCCACCGAGTACGGTATGAGCAAGCAACGTGTCAGCGGAGCCGTGGCCACTATCGAGCGGGCATACAAGAAAACTACGACGCCGGGCGTGAGTTCCATTCGCGTGGAGCTGGATCTTCCTGAAACCTTGGCCTTGGAGCTGGCCGCCTTGGCCGAGGCAATGAAAGGGTGCGACGACGCGGCCAGATGCGCCGAGGCGCTGGATAAGGCCACGAACGCCGTGCGCAAGGCCGCCAAGTTATTGGTGGCCGCGCCATGA
- a CDS encoding type II toxin-antitoxin system RelE/ParE family toxin: MFTVRHYITEDEHDPFQEWLKKLRDPIAKGQVVRRVGRIEAGNFGDHKPCREGVWELRIDQGPGYRVYYAMAGAVVVLLLCGGDKGTQDADIERAIGFWKDWQRRSA, from the coding sequence ATGTTCACCGTTCGGCACTACATCACCGAGGACGAGCACGACCCGTTTCAAGAGTGGCTGAAGAAGCTGCGCGACCCGATTGCAAAAGGCCAGGTGGTCAGGCGCGTGGGCCGCATTGAGGCGGGGAACTTTGGCGATCACAAGCCCTGCCGCGAAGGTGTGTGGGAGCTGCGAATCGACCAAGGCCCCGGCTACCGCGTCTATTACGCGATGGCGGGCGCGGTGGTAGTTCTACTGCTATGCGGCGGTGACAAAGGCACCCAGGACGCCGACATCGAGCGCGCGATTGGGTTTTGGAAAGACTGGCAACGGAGGTCAGCATGA
- a CDS encoding addiction module antidote protein, which produces MKDRSHDEAMAELFKEDPAFAAEYLNQLLLDGEPADLLVALRQMAQARGGVRAIAKETELNANQLYRTLSPQGNPELRSLSAVLKALGLRLAVQPVGQHHATA; this is translated from the coding sequence ATGAAGGATCGAAGCCACGACGAAGCAATGGCCGAACTGTTCAAGGAAGACCCGGCTTTTGCGGCCGAGTACCTAAACCAGCTTCTCCTGGATGGAGAACCGGCCGATCTACTGGTGGCGCTGCGCCAGATGGCTCAAGCGCGCGGTGGCGTGCGCGCTATCGCCAAAGAAACCGAGCTGAATGCCAACCAGCTCTACCGCACGCTGTCGCCCCAGGGCAACCCGGAGCTGCGCAGCCTGTCTGCCGTGCTCAAGGCGCTGGGCCTGCGCTTGGCGGTGCAGCCAGTCGGCCAGCACCATGCCACGGCATGA
- a CDS encoding replication initiator protein A, whose translation MSHHNTDSESATLFPLGRGDEPASGNILASAVQPDLFVVLEAIHDWPVKDDVSSMEYPIFSLSKNRDTRIRVYSRAGRSIRIIPSAVGAATVFDKDILIYCISQIVRGHDAGIKVSRRVRVDVYPFLLGTRRSTGGAAYERVVDMCRRLKGTTIETNVKTNEKEQLEGFGLIEDYRVTTWTKNGKGALELELTISEWLYRAAMDFDILTLHPDYFSLGQALERRLYELARKHCGDKAWWEISLPLLLEKTGSSQTLRRFKQEIKEIVERDPLPDYRMFLDESVKPNKLVIMTRDNAKLVCEANKAGKLSWVSYFLQKKLT comes from the coding sequence ATGTCCCATCATAACACAGACAGCGAAAGCGCAACACTTTTTCCACTTGGGCGAGGCGATGAGCCGGCAAGTGGGAACATCCTGGCCAGCGCCGTGCAACCTGACCTGTTTGTGGTGCTTGAGGCGATCCATGATTGGCCCGTTAAAGATGATGTGTCCTCAATGGAGTACCCCATCTTCTCCCTGTCAAAGAACCGCGACACGCGCATCCGCGTCTATTCGCGTGCAGGCCGGAGCATTCGCATCATCCCGTCCGCTGTGGGCGCGGCTACAGTCTTCGACAAAGACATCCTGATCTACTGCATCAGCCAGATCGTGCGAGGGCACGATGCTGGCATCAAGGTTTCGCGCCGTGTCCGCGTGGACGTGTACCCGTTTCTGCTGGGAACGCGCCGCAGCACCGGAGGCGCGGCCTACGAGCGCGTGGTGGACATGTGCCGGCGCTTGAAGGGCACCACCATTGAAACGAACGTCAAGACGAACGAGAAGGAACAGCTCGAAGGCTTCGGCTTGATCGAAGACTACCGCGTGACGACCTGGACGAAGAACGGCAAGGGCGCGCTGGAGTTGGAACTGACAATTTCTGAATGGCTCTACCGGGCCGCAATGGACTTCGACATCCTCACGCTACACCCAGACTACTTCAGCCTTGGCCAAGCCCTGGAACGCCGCTTGTACGAGCTGGCCCGCAAGCACTGCGGCGATAAGGCATGGTGGGAAATCAGCTTGCCGTTGCTGCTGGAGAAAACGGGCAGCTCGCAGACCTTGCGCCGCTTCAAGCAGGAGATCAAGGAAATCGTGGAGCGCGACCCATTGCCCGACTACCGGATGTTCCTCGACGAGTCCGTGAAGCCCAACAAACTGGTCATCATGACCCGCGATAACGCCAAACTGGTATGCGAGGCCAACAAGGCCGGCAAGCTGTCCTGGGTGTCCTACTTCTTGCAAAAAAAGCTGACCTGA